A genome region from Penaeus chinensis breed Huanghai No. 1 chromosome 15, ASM1920278v2, whole genome shotgun sequence includes the following:
- the LOC125032974 gene encoding uncharacterized protein LOC125032974 isoform X9, with translation MGTVRMPLVRRGLLPVPQGSTNVTTTGHSRQQAQVSAPNGPCNIIEIKSLEEESETECVKEGDSLSSTSGAYNNSSSQSLPHFPGVPQNTPDKQDICTVSSKVPCDGDAKITVPLSGSNVGGTVDAASGGPVAPGSDLDVTCGTTTCAQPTKPAGKATPNIEHKQPLNSAAQSAIAQNDIRLRKMRTSEQCENDPTQGAAVPPDEGTTADGKAISVAPLPRLQEGDTKQSFDEKLVINEAAEGPAARHGRGVANTCLRIVEPIVPLSSDFPAQVPPPSPSLGPTSTTSSGEKAEPETTVIAADSRSQERSQKGVDVIASALPPPETLSKKPGELRLPVNPDSSEVDKRLPSAAAPASGSLSVTSRDAASVPAESRLNESKQETAGQDSHYTSTTADRRIALQGHVYDNEDGIRDVQCEAKESQASDTKMNINNTTNGVRQGHNAEILQITEPVKEDATSTESAKIVPSPVKLPSSPYIQAPPLQDVSTGLHVAQQSCSRDNELSIIEVSCTSQNIEKEATDDIQTRSHEHSIACSSATESASSSPGTASASQPPASTSDSDSVEGESNRAQTAEQTRASVGEDGTETPCRPTSSLDVLGEARGHEAVHGDSARLSDSGAGDVDGASDKLLVTDKCISDETKVRTVTPPGLQRDRSAGSIGGGRGRTPSREESVGAEPSAPAVGRGPGISERAALIRQQVCVRPRSRTTHFPLDIVCGTKLQYQQGRTKLDPPDRVARQRNSSLGHVQPLVVDRDATARSKSASRIGSGSSEAVADCLRTSQEYGAGQEPRGAPHAAVRSESCSRTERALPPIPRPFIAPLDAALKNKIKMTIDSCGDSCSGSESAAGAAPHARGEPHSPAVDRCDLGNESSVPLMREIVTQNREAEPQPTKNGVVRDVKSVDEKNEENNGPPTCQKGAVESKSEIYNRGIDIIVSGPESYENEKVAEDANDVITLVLKDENNVTNARNISDVMGLPVSSSQPDVIQALVIDEPRGVGPQAGVSGRSDSGAVISNQNETPPQRIAKGMTIIMLPAVRDHTDTPAAKGETDATLKRDSRVDTDVILPFSVKSGSDVTQEEAVKDQTSAMMLTYVRDRADVTQLTDDKKHSDKVLPSPSDVTPLEEIKVSADVTVVPNIKDSSDGAPTTGPSAKELLVSDEAPAPTTEPSSKEPHITPRRSQGRMPTPVCLPPTRASGGSGFGPESWLNAIPLKYGRESERPAAKTNSQSVEGKSVKCGKDNLSEGSVESGGKASAGKNDLFIEEGHVDGGSEGKEAGVTATGSLPRKRARDSLLLSNQTNILFIDESSPDLCDQEVTSTSDIKCEDKSDVDESAPPPPSSPPEPPRPPPPPAELLQPDVYMTGGSIEDGNEDGRKDIRPSVADEFEGSALPSHARPVGKPASRDDEQGTSQSEVSVVVTSVEEVPPPPPVPPPPPPRECDRRYSLLGREGSQDDYEQALEVATPDPGHGFSHSCTSVATVVRVDTPNQQPPSRPPPPEDDEAEDVFVDASDDVALVVADADASDLPEVDQHQQLQASSPTLKEASPATSEHSAGEAGFGKGALSHSASDTHSSGMSGTSTADMSATSSRSMTGTQSTSSSGGMAKAVRADARRPLVLIRKPGSDAPEDGSVSSGGHTTDPDLLASASASASSTGSETSWTSSGGPVARRDLLPLDEDEDEVQWRALLAVNAPESEEERTGYESDEDFDTMDAEMRRLEEKLRRFEKELGNVPEDSSGASETKMKGSSGGAPGPMLRSEDLEALRISPLPKVFPAVCRAKTKHLSLMTKLDLQQYGESDSESDSESDRVSSDSDSADFLFVKTKIKLKPGDRKCRSLEQRRSKNMNILNESRDAKKRDQKPYVCEDGLDLSNLAIPRDPAEDDSFSVGYEDQEKFDIPPPPPPPVEYIQQFGSDSDIGRNPTLPEGQGEPYPSEMPSDEMLDDDSTMYYSGEDQALLGYIWQEEDGMAAVDFEGLEDFQSFKGQSALMFMFEDDLDDDAEAGEHMDNGDVMEYELKQPAVEPQACDDALPAEPPGGAPPRTRRGSQKGSDRTFVSAFKNSLKKASKYLGPKLESYQKKEASHDVAPQPTDWSANSNNSNNNNVTANNNNNNDNSNNNIDNDNTNNNNNNSDIGLLDETNLPPTYITRRYSGGLGEGTAGVYNVQSGRVAPASALAHPSDSEGPDRHSCSSGEYYAAPALCVNTSDEDPPAPPKRPQEALGQPPAPPPRWVQRRSYVAKDVDSDALMRRLSQTSQTSQEGCWFSTLPPPNTVPLPSFQAPVGTFLPPHQVPPLLLPLSSQPLAPTAVTAPAQISGFQEEMQFYLVGTPNANIEGAEPEVRRRSRDTAELEEVRHMALPVSPSHADSCPPPVTWAPGYYDKCSKIDNFPGVAPAFCPNHGNLDAVVDLPPGSGPPLSPTHRPTSVKQLKRKQQEKALRQEAEEGIEGCTFCMGVPLMRSRPPEDSSHWRQSSPHPRAITDRRSWPPRK, from the exons ATGGGCACAGTGAGAATGCCCCTAGTACGCAGGGGGTTGCTGCCCGTACCCCAGGGGAGCACTAATGTTACTACTACGGGGCATAGTCGGCAGCAGGCTCAAGTTTCAGCCCCGAATGGACCTTGTAATATAATTGAGATCAAATCTttggaagaagagagtgaaacgGAATGTGTGAAAGAGGGTGACAGTTTGAGTTCGACAAGTGGTGCCTATAATAATTCTAGTAGTCAGTCATTACCTCATTTTCCGGGTGTACCCCAAAATACACCAGATAAACAAGATATATGTACAGTATCTAGTAAAGTGCCTTGTGATGGTGACGCAAAAATCACCGTACCCCTTTCCGGGAGCAACGTTGGTGGCACTGTTGATGCCGCCTCTGGTGGCCCTGTGGCCCCAGGTAGTGACCTAGATGTGACTTGCGGAACTACCACATGCGCTCAGCCAACAAAACCTGCTGGGAAAGCCACCCCGAATATTGAACATAAACAGCCGCTTAATTCCGCCGCACAATCAGCAATAGCTCAAAATGATATTAGGTTAAGAAAGATGAGAACGAGTGAACAATGTGAGAATGACCCCACTCAGGGCGCTGCGGTGCCCCCGGACGAAGGAACGACGGCTGACGGTAAAGCAATTAGTGTCGCGCCCCTTCCACGCCTGCAGGAAGGGGACACGAAACAATCTTTCGACGAGAAACTTGTTATTAATGAAGCGGCAGAGGGACCGGCAGCCAGGCACGGCAGAGGCGTAGCAAACACGTGTCTTAGAATCGTCGAGCCAATTGTTCCTCTGTCGAGCGATTTCCCCGCCCAGGTGCCCCCTCCTTCGCCATCGCTCGGTCCGACTTCCACGACCTCGTCAGGAGAAAAGGCAGAGCCAGAAACTACGGTTATCGCGGCAGACTCCCGTAGCCAAGAGCGCTCTCAGAAGGGCGTTGACGTTATCGCCTCCGCCCTTCCCCCGCCGGAGACGCTATCGAAGAAGCCTGGCGAGCTTCGTCTGCCGGTGAATCCGGATTCTTCAGAAGTAGATAAGAGATTGCCCTCTGCTGCTGCGCCTGCGTCGGGATCGTTGTCCGTCACGAGCAGGGATGCCGCGAGTGTGCCAGCGGAGTCACGCCTGAATGAGAGCAAGCAAGAAACCGCGGGGCAAGATTCTCATTACACTTCAACGACAGCTGATCGGCGTATTGCATTGCAAGGGCACGTGTACGACAACGAGGACGGTATTAGGGATGTGCAATGTGAAGCGAAAGAATCACAAGCGAGTGacacaaaaatgaatataaacaatacGACTAACGGCGTGCGACAGGGGCACAATGCCGAAATATTACAGATAACGGAACCAGTGAAGGAAGATGCAACAAGTACAGAGAGTGCCAAAATTGTTCCCTCGCCGGTGAAACTTCCCTCGTCACCTTATATTCAAGCGCCGCCCCTGCAAGACGTTTCTACAGGGTTGCACGTTGCTCAGCAGTCTTGCAGTCGTGATAACGAGCTCTCCATTATAGAAGTCAGTTGTACATCGCAGAATATCGAGAAGGAAGCGACTGACGACATACAAACGCGCAGTCACGAACACTCCATCGCTTGCAGTTCAGCAACTGAAAGCGCCTCCTCTTCTCCAGGCACCGCATCTGCCTCGCAACCACCTGCTTCAACGTCTGACAGTGATAGTGTCGAAGGAGAAAGTAATAGAGCGCAGACGGCAGAGCAAACGCGAGCCTCAGTCGGTGAAGACGGCACAGAAACTCCGTGCAGGCCGACATCCTCCCTGGACGTCCTCGGGGAGGCACGTGGTCACGAGGCCGTCCATGGCGATTCCGCGAGGTTGTCTGATTCCGGTGCAGGTGATGTTGACGGTGCCAGTGATAAGCTGTTGGTAACAGATAAGTGCATTAGTGACGAGACGAAAGTGCGGACGGTCACGCCTCCGGGCCTTCAACGTGACAGGTCCGCGGGGAGTATCGGCGGCGGCAGGGGAAGGACACCGAGCAGAGAGGAGAGCGTGGGCGCGGAGCCAAGTGCGCCTGCAGTGGGTCGTGGGCCGGGGATCAGCGAGCGGGCGGCGCTCATCCGGCAACAGGTGTGCGTCCGGCCGCGGTCGCGAACGACTCACTTCCCGCTGGATATCGTGTGCGGTACCAAGCTGCAGTACCAGCAAGGGCGTACCAAGTTGGACCCTCCGGACCGAGTGGCACGGCAGAGGAACTCCTCGCTGGGCCACGTTCAGCCCCTCGTGGTCGACCGCGACGCCACGGCTCGCTCCAAGTCGGCGTCGCGGATAGGCTCGGGGAGCTCGGAGGCCGTTGCAGATTGCCTACGCACCTCGCAAGAATACGGCGCCGGTCAGGAGCCACGCGGGGCGCCCCATGCGGCAGTGAGGTCGGAGTCCTGCTCGCGAACGGAGCGCGCACTGCCGCCCATTCCGCGACCTTTCATCGCACCTCTGGATGCCGCtctcaaaaataaaatcaaaatgacgATCGATTCGTGTGGAGATTCGTGTTCAGGGAGCGAGTCGGCGGCCGGGGCTGCGCCTCACGCGCGTGGCGAGCCGCACTCCCCGGCCGTTGACCGTTGTGACTTGGGAAATGAAAGTTCTGTGCCACTTATGAGGGAAATTGTAACTCAAAATAGGGAAGCCGAGCCGCAGCCTACGAAGAACGGTGTGGTCCGTGATGTGAAAAGTGTCGACGAGAAAAACGAGGAGAATAATGGACCGCCAACTTGTCAAAAGGGAGCTGTCGAAAGCAAGAGTGAAATATATAACCGTGGAATTGATATTATTGTATCCGGACCCGAAAGCTATGAAAATGAAAAGGTCGCTGAGGACGCTAATGATGTGATAACACTAGTATTGAAAGATGAGAATAACGTAACAAATGCCAGAAATATCAGTGACGTCATGGGTCTACCTGTTTCGAGTAGCCAGCCCGATGTCATACAGGCATTAGTTATTGATGAGCCACGTGGGGTAGGACCACAGGCAGGTGTTAGTGGTCGAAGTGATTCAGGAGCAGTTATTAGTAATCAAAACGAAACCCCGCCACAACGCATAGCTAAGGGTATGACTATTATAATGCTACCGGCGGTCAGGGATCATACCGATACCCCAGCTGCCAAGGGAGAGACTGATGCTACGTTAAAAAGAGATTCTAGAGTCGATACTGATGTCATACTACCATTTAGCGTTAAGAGTGGAAGTGATGTCACGCAGGAAGAAGCTGTTAAAGACCAAACTAGTGCTATGATGTTGACATATGTTAGAGATCGGGCTGATGTCACGCAACTAACGGACGATAAAAAACACTCTGATAAGGTGCTTCCTTCTCCAAGTGATGTAACACCACTAGAAGAAATCAAAGTTTCTGCAGACGTTACAGTAGTCCCCAACATCAAGGATTCCAGTGATGGAGCACCTACGACCGGGCCCTCAGCGAAGGAACTCCTTGTAAGTGACGAGGCACCGGCACCTACGACGGAACCCTCTTCGAAAGAGCCCCACATCACCCCCCGACGATCGCAGGGACGGATGCCAACCCCGGTGTGCCTTCCTCCCACTCGGGCGAGCGGTGGCTCTGGCTTCGGGCCGGAGTCCTGGTTGAATGCGATCCCCCTCAAGTACGGCCGGGAGAGCGAGAGGCCCGCCGCGAAGACCAATAGCCAGAGTGTCGAGGGGAAAAGCGTGAAGTGTGGTAAGGATAATCTCTCCGAAGGGAGTGTTGAATCAGGCGGGAAAGCATCCGCGGGGAAGAATGATCTGTTCATCGAAGAAGGCCACGTGGACGGCGGGAGCGAAGGCAAAGAAGCTGGGGTTACCGCGACGGGGAGCTTGCCTCGAAAGCGCGCAAGAGATTCGCTACTGCTTAGTAATCAGACAAACATTCTCTTCATTGACGAGTCCTCCCCAGACCTGTGTGATCAAGAAGTAACGTCAACATCAGACATCAAATGCGAGGACAAAAGCGATGTCGATGAgagcgcccctccccctccctcgtcgccCCCCGAACCACCTCGTCCTCCGCCACCCCCTGCTGAGTTGCTGCAGCCGGACGTTTACATGACAGGCGGAAGCATTGAAGACGGCAACGAAGATGGCCGGAAGGATATTCGTCCGTCAGTTGCAGACGAGTTTGAGGGATCGGCTTTACCTTCCCACGCAAGACCGGTGGGCAAGCCTGCTTCACGAGACGACGAACAGGGTACGTCGCAGAGCGAGGTGAGCGTCGTGGTAACGAGTGTCGAGGAAgtacctccgcctcctcccgtgcccccgccccctccgccgAGGGAATGTGATCGCCGCTATTCCTTGCTAGGAAGGGAAGGATCGCAGGACGACTACGAACAGGCTCTGGAGGTGGCCACGCCGGATCCTGGCCACGGGTTCAGTCACAGTTGCACCAGCGTTGCCACGGTTGTTCGCGTGGACACCCCGAATCAGCAGCCACCCAGCCGTCCTCCTCCGCCCGAGGACGACGAAGCGGAGGACGTTTTCGTTGATGCCAGCGATGACGTAGCGCTGGTGGTCGCGGATGCTGATGCATCGGATCTTCCGGAGGTCGATCAACACCAGCAGCTCCAGGCCTCGTCTCCCACCCTGAAGGAGGCCTCGCCCGCGACTTCAGAGCATTCGGCAGGAGAGGCAGGCTTCGGGAAGGGCGCACTCTCGCACAGCGCATCAGACACACATTCTTCCGGGATGTCAGGCACTTCTACGGCTGATATGTCGGCAACGTCATCTCGCAGCATGACGGGAACGCAGTCAACGAGCTCGTCGGGAGGCATGGCCAAGGCAGTGAGAGCAGACGCAAGGCGCCCTCTGGTCCTGATAAGGAAGCCGGGGAGTGACGCCCCCGAGGACGGCTCTGTTTCGTCCGGCGGCCACACGACCGACCCTGACTTGTTGGCCTCCGCATCGGCTTCGGCCTCGTCGACGGGGTCCGAGACGTCGTGGACATCGAGCGGCGGCCCGGTGGCGCGACGAGACCTCCTGCCGttggacgaggacgaggacgaggtgcAATGGCGCGCCCTGTTGGCCGTGAACGCGccggagagcgaggaggagcgcACAGGTTACGAGAGCGATGAGGACTTCGACACGATGGACGCGGAAATGCGCCGCCTGGAAGAGAAGCTGCGCAGGTTCGAGAAGGAGCTGGGCAACGTCCCGGAGGACTCGTCAGGCGCCAGCGAGACCAAAATGAAGGGTTCCTCGGGCGGAGCCCCGGGCCCCATGCTACGTTCGGAGGACCTCGAGGCTCTCCGAATCTCCCCACTGCCGAAGGTGTTCCCCGCTGTCTGCAGGGCCAAGACCAAACACCTGAGTCTCATGACAAAGCTCGACCTGCAGCAGTACGGAGAGTCGGACAGCGAGTCGGATAGCGAGTCCGATCGGGTCTCCAGCGACTCGGACTCGGCGGACTTCTTGTTCGTCAAGACGAAGATCAAGTTAAAGCCGGGAGACCGAAAGTGCCGCTCGCTCGAACAGAGACGCTCGAAGAATATGAACATTTTGAACGAGTCTCGCGATGCAAAGAAGCGCGACCAGAAGCCCTATGTTTGTGAGGATGGGCTGGACCTGAGCAACCTAGCCATCCCTCGAGACCCAGCAGAAGACGACTCCTTCAGCGTTGGCTACGAAGACCAAGAGAAATTCGAcattcctccgcctccccctccccccgtcgagTACATCCAGCAGTTCGGCTCGGACTCTGACATCGGGAGAAACCCTACACTGCCGGAGGGTCAGGGCGAGCCTTACCCCTCCGAGATGCCCTCTGACGAAATGCTGGACGACGACAGCACCATGTACTACAGCGGCGAGGACCAGGCCCTCCTGGGGTACATTTGGCAGGAGGAGGACGGCATGGCAGCGGTCGACTTCGAAGGATTAGAGGACTTCCAGAGCTTCAAGGGTCAGAGCGCCCTCATGTTCATGTTTGAGGACGACCTCGACGACGACGCCGAGGCCGGGGAACATATGGACAACGGCGACGTGATGGAGTACGAGCTGAAGCAGCCCGCGGTCGAGCCACAAGCATGCGACGACGCCCTGCCGGCGGAGCCTCCTGGCGGCGCCCCTCCGCGGACTCGCCGGGGTTCTCAGAAGGGCTCAGACCGAACGTTTGTTTCTGCATTTAAAAACAGCTTAAAGAAAGCTAGCAAGTATCTGGGACCAAAACTAGAGAGTTATCAGAAAAAGGAGGCCAGCCACGACGTCGCCCCTCAGCCAACAGACTGGTCggccaatagtaataacagtaataataataatgtaacagctaataacaacaataataacgacaacagcaacaacaacatcgacaacgataatacaaacaacaacaacaacaacagtgatattgGTTTATTAGATGAGACCAATCTACCGCCGACGTATATCACGCGACGCTATTCGGGCGGGCTGGGCGAGGGCACCGCGGGCGTATACAACGTGCAGAGTGGGCGCGTGGCTCCGGCCTCGGCTCTCGCGCACCCGAGTGATAGCGAAGGCCCCGACCGCCACTCTTGCAGCTCGGGGGAGTACTACGCCGCGCCCGCCCTCTGCGTCAACACCTCCGATGAAGATCCCCCCGCTCCTCCGAAGCGTCCTCAGGAAGCCCTCGGCCAGCCCCCGGCGCCTCCCCCGAGATGGGTCCAGCGAAGGTCCTACGTTGCCAAGGACGTGGATTCGGATGCCCTGATGCGCCGGCTCTCGCAGACCTCCCAGACGTCCCAGGAAGGATGTTGGTTCAGCACGCTTCCTCCGCCCAACACGGTGCCCCTACCCTCATTCCAGGCTCCTGTGGGTACGTTCTTGCCTCCCCACCaagtgccccccctcctccttccgctcaGCAGCCAGCCGCTGGCTCCGACGGCGGTGACAGCCCCCGCTCAGATCTCGGGTTTCCAGGAGGAGATGCAGTTCTACCTCGTGGGAACTCCGAACGCGAACATCGAGGGTGCGGAGCCTGAGGTTCGGCGAAGGTCGAGGGACACTGCTGAGCTGGAGGAGGTGCGGCACATGGCGCTACCCGTGTCTCCAAGCCATGCGGATTCGTGCCCACCGCCGGTGACGTGGGCTCCCGGCTACTATGACAAATGCTCCAAAATAGACAATTTTCCGGGTGTGGCCCCGGCCTTCTGCCCCAACCACGGCAATCTGGACGCCGTCGTGGACCTTCCCCCGGGCAGCGGGCCCCCCCTTTCGCCCACGCACAGACCAACCTCGGTGAAACAACTCAAGCGGAAGCAGCAAGAGAAGGCTCTCCGGCAGGAGGCCGAGGAGGGCATAGAAGGCTGCACCTTCTGCATGGGCGTCCCCCTGATGCGCTCGCGCCCGCCGGAAGATAGCTCCCACTGGCGACAATCTAGCCCGCATCCCCGCGCTATCACCGATCGGCGCTCCTGGCCGCCCAGA aAATGA